TGGACTATGAAGATGTTGGCCCCAAGGCTCTGGTCAGGTAAGGAACACATCTGCAAGAGGACAAGCCTTCCGTGCTCTAGGGCCAAACTCACGTGTGTTTCTCCCTTGCAGGTGTCTGGTCGTTTACCCCTGGACTCAGAGGTATTTCGCCTCCTTCGGTAACCTCTACAACGCCGAGGCCATCAGCACCAACCCGAAAGTCGCTGCCCACGGAATCAAAGTGCTCCACGGTCTGGACCGCGCTGTGAAGAACATGGACAACATTAAAGCCACCTACGCCGAGCTGAGCGTCCTGCACTCAGAGAAGCTGCACGTCGACCCCGACAACTTCAAGGTAAACCTCAGAACccgcctttcttcttcttcttcttctttttaatgcaAACACGACATTTTCTCatgcctttttttcctttctccatGCAGCTGCTTTCTGACTGCCTGACCATTGTTGTTGCTGGAAAACTGGGTTCCGCTTTCACCCCAGAGGTTCAGGCTACCTTCCAGAAGTTCTTGGCCGTGGTGGTGTCCGCTCTCGGAAAGCAGTACCACTAAAATGTAGATCCGTCTGCATCTGGAAGCCAGAAGGAGATCTAACGCCTGTTTCAATATGTTATGGATCacctcaaaaaagaaataaaggccCACTGAAGCAAAGTTTACGTTTTccatatgtatttattttaattttacgCATATCTTATATCATACTGGGGGGCTGGATGCCGAGTAGAGGGCAAATAAAGGATCTCGTTAgtgcttttatgtttttagaCTGTAACATGTCGAAATATGAGAGCGGATTTCACTCTTGCAAAGgttataataaaaactaaacaaataaataataacgaCTTCAAAATCCCAAACCAtgtattttataagatttgtaaGTAAAAACAACCATAACCGCAAAATTACCAGTAACAGGCTGTTCTTCATTCTAACGAGAGTACCCTACTAGCACTACTACTacgtttatttcattttcttttgagCGATGAATTGCGTGCACAGCTGGGCAATTGTTGTAAACTACAATTTGAATaaacaaacatacatacatacatacatacatttaattttaaatttatattttttaaatgtactttattTATCTTGCTTGCACTTTCTATTTCAATGTTTATGCTCAGTTGCCCAGTTGCTCAATAAAGTTAGCTGAATCTgaaaaataaactaataaaatgaatgttttaaaaaatatatatgataAGATATGATACAAATGAAGAAAACTGCGCTGCTATAGTTTACTTTGAGCCAAAACAACAAGAAGATTTCGACTCCGTCTGTTTCAGGTCAGCCATCAGATCCTTTATGAGATTCACTGTTGCAAACTTCATCACGCTTATAAGCTCGGGCGgcgttaattaaaaaaagaaaagaaaagaaaagaaaaagtgcaaATTCTGCTTAAATCCAGCAGGTGGCGCTGTCCGAGTGTCCCACGAGACCTGACTTGAACATTACGTGACACTTTTCCTTTAAGTCTCAGCAGTTTTTGCTTATTTGTTTATGTGAAAAAATGCATCAGTTCCAAGGAACATCTCAGCTTTTTCTTTACCTTTGACAAATGGGCTTCTTTTATGCTGTTCATCAAAAAAGAGCCCCGCTACAGTCATCAGTTTAAAGAGAATAAATCGCTGAGGAGtatttccagcaccttgatGACTCTATACATGTAGAattaaggcaaaaacagagtccAACCTGATGCTAGCAAAGTGTagctaataaagtggccagtgagtgtttCCCTCTCGTGGTGAAAGTGTATATTACACCTTTAATAAAGTGAGGTCAGTATATCTATGCAGGCAATCTCTATGAGCTGAAACCTCAGGCTTCAGCGCTGTAAATAATCAATTTTaagtacaatttttttttcagtgggtTGATTTTAGTCCTTGATTTTTTatggctaaaaaacaaaaacaaacaaacaaacaaaaacaaacaaacaaacagacagacacacacaaataaacaaacaaacaaacaaacctatAGTGGCCAGCTGTTTAAGGACATGACAGagttttttaaaggaaaatttAGTAACAACAATTGGACTTGGCAATGAATGTCACAGACAGGGCACTGAGGTCAGAAAGCATTTAGCCACTGTTTGTTGCAACAATCTTTTAATACTTAAATACAGATATGTAGGTTACTTGGAAAATGTTcatgtatgtatttttgtaaCACGACCAATAAGAAAgtcattattgttattttctcacacaaaataaaacatgactcAGTGTTGGAGCTACATTTTAAACAGGACACAAACTGGTTGTTTGGAGAAAGAAAGGTATTGgtttcagcagcagcaacatttCTTTTAGTACTTCCTTTTCCACAGGAGACACTTTAACATGTCACAGTAGGAAAAGGTAGGTAAATGGTTTATTAAAAGGGGCATTGATTTTAATCAAGTCTGTGAGACTGGGTTTGAATGGCATTAAGAAGTGTGCAGTGATACAAAAGTCTGCGTTGGTGAGGTCATTTGGGGACTTCGTTGGCAAATGTATTTAGTGCAATACATGTATTATATttagaagagagagaaaaatgaaagcacTGAAATCAGTATCAACTGTCTACCTTTTCCCACAATTATTAATTCATAATCTTTGAAGCTATATAGGTAAAGGTGTGGTGCTGCT
This sequence is a window from Pelmatolapia mariae isolate MD_Pm_ZW linkage group LG8, Pm_UMD_F_2, whole genome shotgun sequence. Protein-coding genes within it:
- the LOC134633247 gene encoding hemoglobin subunit beta-1-like, producing the protein MVEWSEKERSIITNIFSNLDYEDVGPKALVRCLVVYPWTQRYFASFGNLYNAEAISTNPKVAAHGIKVLHGLDRAVKNMDNIKATYAELSVLHSEKLHVDPDNFKLLSDCLTIVVAGKLGSAFTPEVQATFQKFLAVVVSALGKQYH